One window of the Prochlorococcus marinus CUG1438 genome contains the following:
- the rlmB gene encoding 23S rRNA (guanosine(2251)-2'-O)-methyltransferase RlmB: MKNHFKNNYSRKNNNQQKKNLSSNQNSNFYSKNTNSSDKNKRVFSTSAKEKRVNSINESNKHKNNFSSSNRRNPLNFNNKQVSNRTNDIYQESPPKRNFDDWIWGKHSVYEALINKRAINRIWCTSEIFSSEKFYILLKENKSKGVLIEEVLWNRLSQMTSGASHQGVVLQLACSKTISLEKLIEFSQKKSSNPIILALDGITDPHNVGAIIRSAEAFDCKGIIIPQRRSAGLTGTVAKVAAGALEHLPVCRVVNLNRSLEEMKKNGFLVVGLSGNSQLAISSFKEKKPLVLIVGSEDKGISLLTQKKCDFLLNIPLKGNTSSLNASVAAAISIFYLTSK, from the coding sequence ATGAAAAACCATTTTAAAAATAATTATTCTAGAAAAAATAATAACCAACAAAAAAAAAATCTAAGCTCAAATCAGAACTCTAATTTTTACTCGAAAAATACAAATTCCTCAGATAAAAATAAAAGAGTATTTTCCACTTCTGCAAAAGAGAAAAGGGTTAACAGCATTAATGAAAGTAATAAACATAAAAATAATTTTTCATCTTCAAACAGAAGAAATCCATTAAATTTTAATAATAAGCAAGTTTCTAATCGTACAAATGATATTTATCAAGAATCTCCACCTAAGAGGAATTTTGATGATTGGATATGGGGAAAACATTCAGTTTATGAGGCTCTTATTAATAAAAGAGCTATTAATAGGATTTGGTGCACATCAGAAATTTTTTCTTCAGAAAAATTTTACATTTTACTAAAAGAAAATAAATCAAAAGGTGTACTTATCGAAGAGGTTTTATGGAACAGGCTTTCACAAATGACAAGTGGAGCCTCACACCAAGGTGTTGTGCTTCAATTAGCATGTTCTAAAACAATTTCATTGGAAAAATTAATTGAATTTTCTCAAAAAAAATCATCAAACCCTATCATCCTTGCCCTAGACGGAATAACCGATCCTCATAATGTTGGTGCAATTATTAGATCTGCAGAAGCTTTTGATTGTAAGGGCATTATCATTCCTCAAAGAAGATCTGCTGGCTTAACAGGAACAGTTGCTAAAGTTGCGGCAGGCGCACTAGAACATCTACCAGTTTGTAGAGTTGTTAATTTGAATAGATCACTAGAGGAAATGAAGAAAAATGGCTTTCTCGTTGTTGGATTATCTGGAAACTCTCAATTAGCAATCTCTAGTTTTAAAGAAAAAAAACCATTGGTTTTAATAGTGGGGTCTGAAGATAAAGGGATCTCATTGCTAACTCAAAAAAAATGTGATTTTCTATTAAACATCCCTCTTAAGGGGAATACATCAAGTTTAAACGCTTCTGTAGCGGCAGCAATTTCAATTTTTTACTTGACATCCAAATAA
- a CDS encoding DUF1816 domain-containing protein: protein MIRNFGNKLGLAWWAKIETENPTVTYWYGPFLTKRSLKENMSSFISELTDEGSTKIKHSLVRCKKVEPLTV from the coding sequence TTGATTAGAAATTTTGGAAACAAATTAGGGTTAGCTTGGTGGGCTAAAATTGAGACTGAAAACCCCACTGTCACATATTGGTATGGTCCATTTCTTACCAAACGAAGCTTAAAAGAAAATATGTCATCTTTTATAAGTGAACTTACTGATGAAGGATCCACAAAAATAAAGCATAGTTTAGTTCGTTGTAAGAAAGTAGAACCATTAACTGTTTGA
- a CDS encoding STAS domain-containing protein produces the protein MIEDFQKLTVSLRGNIDVRTNIIVFTFKGQLDAFSEKQFKTFVTNNLNNEIPFVIDLTKIDFLDSSGLGALVQTAKECKKLKLGFSVVGNSRVAQTIKLVRLGDFLNLKSTLEDALTYLKN, from the coding sequence ATCATAGAAGATTTCCAGAAGTTAACGGTTTCTTTAAGAGGAAACATTGATGTAAGAACAAATATTATTGTTTTTACTTTTAAAGGCCAACTTGATGCCTTCTCAGAAAAACAATTTAAGACGTTTGTTACCAATAATTTAAATAATGAGATTCCATTTGTTATAGATCTTACAAAAATAGATTTTCTAGACTCTTCTGGTCTAGGTGCTCTTGTTCAAACTGCCAAAGAATGCAAAAAGTTAAAGTTAGGTTTTTCTGTAGTTGGCAATTCAAGAGTTGCTCAAACAATTAAACTTGTGCGATTAGGAGATTTTCTTAATCTAAAGTCGACTCTTGAAGATGCATTAACTTATTTAAAAAATTGA
- the carA gene encoding glutamine-hydrolyzing carbamoyl-phosphate synthase small subunit: protein MIDLYKKNAKLVLSNGIVFHGFSFGASGTAVGEIVFNTGMTGYQEVITDPSYYGQILTFTYPEIGNTGINLEDSESSNSVKGIIVRNYSSNNSNWRSSMSFDKWLVEKNIMGLYGIDTRALVKILRSNGSMNGVLTSEDNTVESCLETIYATPKMVGLNLSKEVSTKQQYLWKNPSKTNFDVRKIYTKKPRKLKIVAIDFGIKKSILNRLVSHGCEIMVLPSSSSIDDVLSNNPDGIFFSNGPGDPSAVHEGIDLARALIDNGEIPMFGICLGHQIFGLALGGSTYKLPFGHRGLNHPCGDNNQVEITSQNHGFAINPNSLSMDKVKITHYNLNDNTVAGLEVNNKPIFSVQYHPEAGPGPHDSDYLFKKFVSLMLERC from the coding sequence ATGATTGATCTATATAAAAAAAATGCAAAATTAGTTCTAAGTAATGGAATTGTATTCCATGGATTTTCTTTTGGTGCTTCTGGAACTGCTGTTGGCGAAATAGTTTTTAATACAGGTATGACTGGATATCAGGAAGTCATTACTGATCCAAGTTATTATGGCCAAATATTAACATTCACTTATCCAGAAATTGGAAATACTGGTATTAATCTAGAAGATTCAGAATCTAGTAATAGTGTAAAAGGAATAATAGTTAGAAATTATTCTTCAAATAATAGTAATTGGAGATCATCAATGAGTTTTGATAAGTGGTTAGTTGAAAAAAATATTATGGGTCTTTATGGAATTGATACAAGAGCTCTGGTAAAAATATTAAGATCTAATGGTTCAATGAATGGAGTTCTTACGTCTGAAGATAATACTGTAGAGAGTTGTTTAGAAACTATTTATGCAACTCCAAAAATGGTAGGCTTAAATCTATCAAAAGAAGTTTCTACTAAGCAACAATATCTATGGAAAAATCCCTCGAAAACAAATTTTGACGTTAGGAAAATATATACAAAAAAACCTAGGAAATTAAAAATAGTAGCAATTGATTTTGGTATAAAAAAGTCAATTCTTAATAGACTAGTCTCACATGGCTGTGAAATTATGGTTTTACCTTCAAGCTCTTCTATTGATGATGTTCTATCAAATAATCCTGATGGAATTTTCTTCTCAAATGGTCCTGGTGATCCTTCTGCTGTTCATGAAGGTATAGATTTAGCAAGAGCACTTATTGATAATGGTGAAATTCCAATGTTCGGAATTTGCCTTGGACATCAAATATTTGGATTAGCTTTAGGAGGTTCAACTTATAAACTCCCTTTTGGACATCGTGGATTGAATCATCCTTGTGGAGATAATAATCAAGTTGAGATAACCAGTCAGAATCATGGCTTCGCTATTAATCCTAATTCCCTGTCAATGGACAAAGTTAAAATAACTCACTACAACCTTAATGATAATACTGTAGCTGGATTGGAAGTAAATAATAAGCCAATATTTAGTGTTCAATATCATCCAGAAGCTGGTCCTGGTCCTCATGATTCAGACTATTTATTTAAAAAATTTGTTTCTCTAATGTTAGAAAGATGTTGA
- a CDS encoding ribonuclease III: protein MNYWLQNLVPYGSPDEIGVLQLAWLGDSIWELHQRLRHVHFPLKSKELHLSVVNEVKAKSQANSLTQIEHLLKVDEMDLIRRARNKTKRYPKSSDPLIYSKATGFETLIGWLFLKDPQRLSTLFEYLEIKMK from the coding sequence TTGAATTATTGGCTTCAAAACTTGGTTCCATATGGATCTCCTGATGAAATAGGTGTGTTACAACTTGCATGGCTTGGTGATTCTATATGGGAATTACATCAAAGACTAAGACATGTTCATTTCCCTTTGAAATCAAAAGAACTTCATTTATCTGTAGTGAACGAAGTTAAAGCAAAATCTCAAGCAAATTCTTTAACTCAAATTGAACATTTATTAAAAGTTGATGAAATGGATTTAATAAGACGTGCTAGAAATAAAACTAAGAGATATCCAAAATCTTCAGACCCATTAATTTACTCTAAAGCAACTGGTTTTGAAACCTTAATAGGTTGGCTATTTCTTAAAGATCCACAAAGATTATCTACTCTTTTTGAATATCTTGAAATAAAAATGAAATGA